A genomic stretch from Roseovarius nanhaiticus includes:
- a CDS encoding DpnII family type II restriction endonuclease, with protein MILVEPMRLDQGNGALQKDQILGGRADRNHEAKFVSAMTNLEKRIDDFRSSVVSSLLSPTDFVDWGAVSREMSQQTRAIADLQDFVDHGNLSYEALASHLSEKPATYPLLLSLLAFNASGSQIEKWGLPERVPTEPTQRQRLAKNLTTIGYSELFTENSRISDQLRVAEIYKDSFKRRFRSGNQFEKSVSGLVKKAVSIANDHCEEQLRSAGTSVLRHSSVARFLDHVIMQGQRPIAGIATVFQQQSGGRQQRELSVTYPTLQRNLRELGMSLVLIADGPGFQDASPRALQALFEGVRFPMTIRQAGDGELVDALLAASTEPEIAPLESAAVDRLIDAALNERGEVNASDLPLGSKEATLAMAKFAEVHRDLSIRMSFDGTHLEWDNREHVQSAINLETSFEPELAVKLFSFLMSADEIEIKNSNGDCDAIVEIDKVAPFPQKLFVKATGNDFDNSLAQAASAKSMEFAHDARFSVLILSEELRAPDLEEHRRMQSLRPVSIIVLSPAQLKKASKSSTPRALFVDELLGQADLSKVSPFVLSNATPSRMFFGREQEAAATLATISTNSVAILGSRRIGKTSLLRRLREDLKDANFSPFFTDCQTVRTWQDFANLAQRDWHVSVPGEFSPNHLTDLVQQLRQRSEDPVVILLDEIDQLLLWDMQHDENSVPEAFFRACRSISQSGAAQFVFTGERVISKKLWDPQSPHWNFCRPIQLTQLPRKDALELLLIPLSGLGIDLPQRSETSELVWRFTSGHPQLVQFLGDRLIRNLEVGRHNTSYSIDADDVMKVAHSFDYAEHYVSTYLGQANSLERAIARSFGAASKKKAQLRDVARSEHADVLEDEFETALRMLQLYGILEVEDNLFKLRADWLPEALTHFGASENASILSTRK; from the coding sequence TTGATCCTCGTCGAGCCAATGAGACTGGATCAAGGCAATGGTGCGTTGCAAAAAGATCAGATATTAGGGGGAAGAGCAGACCGAAACCATGAGGCGAAGTTCGTAAGTGCCATGACCAACTTGGAAAAACGAATTGATGACTTCAGAAGCTCTGTCGTCTCAAGCCTCTTGTCTCCAACAGACTTTGTCGACTGGGGTGCAGTCTCGCGCGAGATGTCACAGCAAACTAGAGCTATCGCTGATCTTCAAGATTTTGTTGACCATGGGAACTTAAGCTACGAAGCGTTGGCATCACACTTGTCCGAGAAGCCAGCAACCTATCCACTTTTGCTTTCGCTTTTGGCGTTCAATGCTTCAGGTTCGCAGATTGAAAAGTGGGGACTTCCAGAAAGGGTTCCAACGGAACCTACACAGCGGCAGCGTCTAGCTAAGAACCTGACAACAATCGGTTACTCTGAACTCTTTACTGAGAATTCTCGTATCAGCGATCAGTTGAGAGTTGCCGAAATCTATAAAGACAGCTTCAAGCGCCGATTTCGTTCTGGAAATCAGTTCGAGAAAAGCGTTTCGGGGCTTGTCAAGAAAGCAGTTTCGATAGCCAACGATCATTGTGAAGAACAACTGCGCAGTGCAGGCACTAGTGTTTTACGGCACTCATCGGTGGCGAGGTTCTTAGATCACGTTATTATGCAAGGCCAAAGGCCGATTGCGGGTATCGCCACGGTTTTTCAACAGCAGTCAGGAGGCCGCCAGCAGCGTGAACTCTCGGTAACTTATCCTACCCTACAAAGGAATTTGCGCGAACTTGGCATGTCGCTAGTCTTAATTGCTGACGGCCCAGGTTTTCAAGATGCTTCACCAAGAGCGCTCCAAGCGCTTTTCGAAGGTGTCAGATTCCCCATGACTATCCGACAGGCAGGAGATGGCGAATTGGTCGACGCCTTGCTGGCGGCGAGTACTGAACCAGAGATTGCTCCCTTGGAGAGCGCTGCAGTCGATCGGCTAATTGATGCTGCGTTAAATGAGCGAGGAGAAGTTAATGCTTCAGATCTGCCTCTAGGGAGCAAGGAAGCTACGCTTGCGATGGCTAAATTTGCTGAAGTGCATCGGGACCTTTCCATTCGAATGTCCTTTGACGGCACACACCTAGAGTGGGACAACCGTGAACATGTGCAGTCGGCGATCAATTTAGAGACATCGTTTGAGCCCGAATTAGCCGTTAAGCTGTTCTCGTTCCTCATGAGCGCAGACGAAATCGAAATAAAAAATTCGAACGGCGACTGTGACGCCATAGTGGAAATTGACAAGGTTGCCCCCTTTCCACAGAAGCTCTTTGTCAAGGCAACAGGAAACGACTTTGACAACAGTTTGGCACAAGCCGCGTCAGCAAAATCGATGGAGTTCGCCCACGATGCTCGCTTTTCTGTGCTCATTCTTTCGGAGGAGTTGCGTGCACCTGACCTAGAAGAGCATAGACGGATGCAGTCGTTACGCCCAGTTAGCATAATTGTTTTATCCCCAGCGCAGCTGAAAAAAGCGAGCAAATCTTCGACGCCGCGCGCACTTTTCGTGGACGAGCTTTTGGGACAAGCAGACTTGTCCAAGGTCAGTCCGTTTGTTCTTTCTAATGCAACGCCCAGCAGAATGTTCTTCGGTCGAGAGCAAGAAGCAGCAGCTACGCTCGCCACTATTAGTACGAACAGTGTCGCGATCCTTGGAAGTCGACGGATAGGCAAAACGTCGCTACTCAGACGTTTGCGCGAAGATTTGAAGGACGCCAATTTCTCCCCATTTTTCACTGACTGCCAGACCGTTCGTACTTGGCAGGACTTCGCAAACTTGGCGCAACGCGATTGGCATGTTTCTGTTCCTGGTGAATTCTCCCCCAACCACTTGACCGACCTAGTGCAACAGCTCAGGCAGAGGTCAGAAGACCCGGTTGTTATTTTGCTGGATGAGATCGACCAGCTCCTACTTTGGGATATGCAACACGACGAAAACTCCGTACCGGAGGCCTTCTTCCGAGCATGTCGATCAATATCGCAATCTGGGGCAGCACAGTTCGTTTTTACTGGTGAACGAGTAATATCAAAGAAACTTTGGGACCCGCAGTCTCCCCATTGGAATTTCTGCCGCCCCATTCAATTAACTCAATTACCGCGCAAAGACGCGCTTGAACTACTGCTGATACCTCTAAGCGGTCTTGGCATTGACCTACCACAACGAAGTGAGACATCTGAACTGGTATGGCGGTTCACGAGCGGACATCCACAGCTCGTTCAGTTTCTAGGGGATCGGCTAATTCGAAATTTAGAAGTCGGGCGCCACAATACTTCATACTCCATCGATGCGGATGACGTTATGAAGGTGGCGCATTCGTTTGATTACGCCGAGCACTACGTTTCCACCTACCTCGGGCAAGCAAACAGTTTAGAGCGCGCTATCGCTCGTAGCTTTGGGGCCGCCTCAAAGAAAAAGGCACAGCTAAGGGACGTGGCAAGAAGCGAACACGCAGATGTTCTCGAGGACGAGTTCGAGACAGCGCTGCGTATGCTTCAATTGTACGGAATTCTTGAAGTTGAAGATAATCTTTTCAAGTTGAGAGCTGATTGGCTCCCTGAAGCGCTGACGCATTTTGGTGCATCTGAAAACGCAAGCATTTTATCGACAAGGAAATAA
- a CDS encoding hydrogen peroxide-inducible genes activator, whose amino-acid sequence MAISLRQLAYFRALAEHRHFGRAAAAMAVSQPALSVQIRELESTLGQPVVERRARDVVLTPFGRRMLAHAETVGEGVRAMEEAARWHGGLPSRLRLGLIPTIAPYILPGTLERLRSGDISLDVQVQEARTDRLTDDLLAGRIDAGVMALPVDVAGLEAQTLFDDRFLLAGSAARLGSLTSAVRTLRPDDLGAEQLLLLEDGHCLTDQALEACRRGRGHARIDMGASSLATLSRLVAAGFGLTLMPELAAEAELRGASGIRLMRFAAPEPKRSICLVRRASTAGEGWFAQLAGVLTEVGRGITAAAQSPGGLGGPQ is encoded by the coding sequence ATGGCGATTTCCTTGCGCCAGTTGGCATATTTCCGTGCACTGGCCGAGCATCGCCATTTCGGACGGGCTGCCGCCGCAATGGCCGTGTCGCAACCCGCGCTTTCGGTGCAGATCCGCGAATTGGAAAGCACGCTGGGCCAGCCGGTGGTCGAGCGGCGCGCGCGCGATGTCGTCCTGACGCCTTTCGGGCGGCGCATGCTGGCCCATGCCGAGACGGTGGGAGAGGGCGTGCGCGCCATGGAGGAGGCCGCGCGCTGGCATGGCGGGCTGCCGTCGCGTCTGCGGCTGGGGCTCATTCCCACCATCGCGCCCTATATCCTGCCCGGCACGCTGGAGCGGCTGCGCAGCGGTGACATCTCGCTCGACGTTCAGGTGCAGGAGGCGCGGACGGACCGCTTGACCGATGATCTGCTGGCGGGCCGCATCGACGCTGGCGTCATGGCGCTGCCCGTGGATGTGGCGGGTCTGGAGGCGCAGACGCTGTTCGATGACCGGTTTCTGCTGGCGGGCAGCGCTGCGCGACTGGGCAGTCTGACCAGTGCGGTGCGCACACTGCGCCCCGACGATCTGGGCGCCGAACAACTGCTTTTGCTCGAAGACGGCCATTGCCTGACCGATCAGGCGCTGGAGGCGTGCAGGCGGGGCAGGGGCCATGCACGGATCGACATGGGCGCGTCGTCCCTCGCCACGCTTTCGCGTCTGGTGGCGGCGGGCTTTGGGCTTACCTTGATGCCCGAACTCGCCGCCGAGGCCGAGCTGCGCGGCGCGTCCGGAATCCGCCTGATGCGCTTTGCCGCACCCGAGCCGAAGCGCAGCATTTGCCTCGTCCGGCGCGCCTCGACCGCGGGTGAGGGGTGGTTTGCGCAGCTTGCGGGCGTTCTGACGGAGGTCGGCCGCGGCATCACGGCGGCGGCGCAATCGCCTGGCGGTCTTGGTGGGCCGCAATGA
- the lipA gene encoding lipoyl synthase yields MRDLKIPSQRHPEKARRPDNAQPKKPDWIRVKAPGGQGYAETARIMRDNNLTTVCEEAGCPNVGECWSQGHATMMIMGEVCTRACTFCNIATGKPPEDLDVFEPGRVADAVQKLGLNHVVITSVDRDDVEDGGAEHFAQTIRAIRHRSPGTTIEILTPDFLHCDPSVLQIVVDAKPDVFNHNLETVPGLYPSVRPGARYFHSLRLLQRVKEMDPEIFTKSGIMVGLGEERAAVHQVMDDMRAADIDFLTIGQYLQPTPKHHVLDRFVTPDEFKAYEKAAFGKGFLMVSATPLTRSSYHAGDDFARLREARLARLAKAV; encoded by the coding sequence GTGCGTGATCTGAAAATCCCCAGCCAGCGCCATCCTGAAAAGGCACGGCGCCCCGATAATGCGCAGCCGAAAAAGCCGGATTGGATTCGCGTCAAGGCGCCGGGGGGGCAGGGCTATGCCGAAACCGCCCGCATCATGCGCGACAACAATCTGACGACCGTCTGCGAAGAGGCGGGATGCCCCAATGTTGGCGAATGCTGGAGCCAGGGCCACGCCACCATGATGATCATGGGCGAGGTCTGCACCCGCGCCTGCACCTTTTGCAACATCGCCACCGGCAAGCCGCCCGAGGATCTGGACGTTTTCGAGCCGGGCCGCGTCGCCGATGCCGTGCAAAAGCTGGGCCTGAACCACGTCGTCATCACTTCGGTCGACCGAGACGACGTCGAGGATGGCGGAGCCGAGCATTTCGCGCAGACCATCCGCGCCATTCGCCACCGCAGCCCAGGCACCACGATCGAGATCCTGACGCCCGATTTCCTGCATTGCGACCCGTCGGTCCTGCAAATCGTCGTCGATGCCAAGCCGGATGTTTTTAACCACAATCTCGAAACGGTGCCTGGTCTCTATCCGTCCGTGCGCCCCGGCGCGCGCTATTTCCACAGCCTGCGCCTCTTGCAGCGCGTCAAGGAGATGGATCCCGAGATCTTCACCAAGTCCGGCATCATGGTCGGCCTCGGAGAAGAGCGCGCGGCGGTGCATCAGGTGATGGATGACATGCGTGCGGCGGATATCGATTTTCTCACCATCGGTCAGTACCTTCAGCCGACGCCGAAGCACCATGTGCTGGACCGTTTCGTCACGCCCGACGAATTCAAGGCCTACGAGAAGGCCGCGTTCGGCAAAGGATTCTTGATGGTGTCGGCCACGCCGCTCACCCGCTCGTCCTATCACGCGGGCGACGATTTCGCACGCTTGCGCGAGGCGCGGCTTGCCCGGCTGGCCAAGGCGGTTTGA
- the katG gene encoding catalase/peroxidase HPI — MDGALKCPFNAKKKRTNRDWWPDQLQISVLHQHGRSPNPLEREFNYAEAFKKLDLDAVKADLHALMTDSQDWWPADYGHYGPLFIRMAWHAAGTYRAADGRGGSNTGNQRFAPLNSWPDNGNLDKARRLLWPIKKKYGNSLSWGDLFILTGNVAIESMGGPVFGFGGGREDIYSPEEDVHWGAETEWLATSDNDNSRYYGEREMDNPLAAVQMGLIYVNPEGPDGNPDPVASGYDIRQTFTRMGVNDEETVALVAGGHTFGKAHGANDPIYQGPEPEAGDMADMGFGWKNSNESGIGAHTLTSGIEGAWKPKPTTWDMGYFDVLFDNEWVLTKSPAGAQQWTPRDPKPEHMVVDAHDPEKFHPPMMTTADLAMRFDAEYEKISRRFHKDPEAFADAFARAWFKLTHRDMGPKSRYLGKDVPAEDLIWQDPIPTADYDMIDDADIKALKSQILQSDLSVSDLVFVAWASASTFRGSDNRGGANGARIRLAPQKDWAGNEPARLAKALDVYEGIKADFDGKSGSKKVSIADLIVLGGVAAIEKAAADAGHKVDVPFTPGRTDATAEQTDVESFDLLEPVYDGFRNYQDSRYTMNAEHLLVDRAQLLGLNAPEMTVLVGGLRALGAVHGDHCHGVLTTRPGQLTNDFFVNLLDMDIEWKSTDEAQSAFEAKDRKTGEQRWTGTRADLVFGSNSQLRSVAEVYAQDDAGPRFVRDFVAAWTKVMEADRFDLK, encoded by the coding sequence ATGGACGGCGCACTCAAATGCCCCTTCAACGCCAAGAAAAAACGCACCAATCGTGACTGGTGGCCCGACCAGCTGCAGATCAGTGTCCTGCACCAGCATGGCCGCAGCCCGAACCCGTTGGAGCGGGAATTCAACTACGCCGAGGCGTTCAAGAAGCTCGACCTCGACGCGGTCAAGGCCGATCTGCACGCGCTGATGACCGACAGCCAGGACTGGTGGCCCGCCGATTACGGCCATTACGGCCCGCTTTTTATCCGCATGGCGTGGCACGCGGCCGGCACCTACCGCGCCGCTGACGGGCGCGGCGGCTCGAACACCGGCAACCAGCGCTTTGCGCCGCTGAACTCGTGGCCCGACAACGGCAACCTCGACAAGGCGCGCCGCCTGCTTTGGCCGATCAAGAAGAAATACGGCAACAGCCTTAGCTGGGGTGACCTCTTCATTCTCACCGGCAACGTCGCAATCGAATCGATGGGCGGTCCCGTCTTTGGCTTTGGCGGCGGGCGCGAGGATATCTATTCGCCCGAGGAGGACGTACATTGGGGCGCCGAGACCGAATGGCTGGCCACATCGGACAACGACAACAGCCGCTATTATGGCGAGCGCGAGATGGACAACCCCCTCGCCGCCGTCCAGATGGGCCTGATCTACGTCAACCCCGAAGGTCCGGACGGCAACCCCGATCCGGTCGCATCGGGCTATGACATTCGCCAGACCTTCACCCGCATGGGCGTCAATGACGAGGAAACCGTCGCGCTGGTCGCAGGCGGGCACACGTTCGGCAAGGCGCATGGCGCAAATGACCCCATCTATCAGGGCCCCGAGCCCGAGGCGGGCGACATGGCCGACATGGGCTTTGGCTGGAAAAACTCGAACGAAAGCGGCATCGGCGCGCATACGCTGACCTCGGGAATCGAGGGCGCGTGGAAGCCCAAGCCGACGACTTGGGACATGGGCTATTTCGACGTGCTGTTCGACAACGAATGGGTGCTGACCAAGAGTCCGGCAGGCGCGCAGCAATGGACGCCGCGCGATCCCAAGCCCGAGCATATGGTCGTCGATGCGCATGATCCCGAGAAGTTCCATCCGCCGATGATGACCACCGCGGACCTCGCGATGCGTTTTGACGCGGAATACGAGAAAATCTCGCGCCGGTTCCACAAGGATCCCGAAGCTTTCGCCGATGCCTTCGCCCGCGCCTGGTTCAAGCTGACCCACCGCGACATGGGTCCGAAATCGCGTTATCTGGGCAAGGACGTCCCGGCAGAAGATCTGATCTGGCAGGATCCGATCCCCACCGCCGATTACGACATGATCGACGACGCGGACATCAAGGCGCTGAAATCGCAGATTCTGCAGAGCGACCTCAGCGTCAGCGATCTGGTCTTCGTGGCTTGGGCATCGGCTTCGACCTTCCGCGGCTCTGACAACCGTGGCGGTGCCAATGGCGCGCGCATCCGCCTTGCCCCGCAAAAGGACTGGGCCGGCAACGAGCCTGCTCGTCTGGCCAAGGCTTTGGACGTCTATGAGGGCATCAAGGCCGATTTCGACGGCAAATCCGGCTCCAAGAAGGTCTCGATCGCGGATCTCATCGTGCTGGGCGGCGTTGCGGCCATCGAAAAGGCAGCGGCGGATGCGGGCCACAAGGTCGATGTGCCGTTCACGCCGGGCCGCACGGATGCCACAGCCGAGCAAACGGATGTCGAGAGTTTCGATCTGCTCGAGCCGGTCTATGACGGCTTCCGCAACTACCAGGACAGCCGCTACACCATGAATGCCGAGCATTTGCTGGTGGACCGCGCACAACTTCTGGGGCTGAACGCGCCCGAGATGACCGTGCTGGTCGGCGGCCTGCGCGCATTGGGCGCCGTGCATGGCGATCATTGCCATGGCGTTTTGACCACACGTCCCGGCCAACTGACGAACGACTTTTTCGTCAACCTGCTGGACATGGACATCGAGTGGAAATCGACCGACGAGGCGCAATCCGCGTTTGAGGCGAAAGACCGCAAGACGGGCGAGCAGCGTTGGACCGGTACGCGCGCGGATCTGGTCTTCGGCTCGAACTCGCAGCTGCGGTCTGTTGCCGAAGTCTACGCGCAGGACGACGCCGGCCCGCGCTTCGTGCGCGACTTTGTTGCCGCTTGGACCAAGGTGATGGAGGCGGACCGCTTCGATCTGAAGTGA